In one Candidatus Hydrogenedentota bacterium genomic region, the following are encoded:
- the gyrB gene encoding DNA topoisomerase (ATP-hydrolyzing) subunit B: MAEKTYTGDNIQILEGLAAVRKRPAMYIGDTGTRGLHHLVYEVVDNSIDEALAGYCSRVDVKVHIDNTISVIDDGRGIPVDKSPRFKGKTALEVVLTVLHAGGKFDNESYKVSGGLHGVGVSCVNALSEWLEAEVKKDGQVHFMSFKRGVPVGPLEVRGKTKSTGTRITFKPDGDMFEDTTFNAATLLTRLRELAFLNKNVKIVFEDERTDAEAEVLQYKGGIIEFVSYLNANKEALHRKPIYLELEKDSVQCEVSMQYTTSYSDVIMSFANNINTHEGGTHLSGFKTALTKAINDYAKKNNLLKKNDYAITGDDTREGLTAIISVRLHNPQFEGQTKMKLGNSEVQGIVNSMVYEGLQTYFEENPTVANRIVSKCTDAARAREAARKAKELTRRKGALDSWSLPGKLADCSEKDPSLCELYIVEGDSAGGSAKQGRDRKYQAILPIRGKILNVEKARTDKMLNNEEIRAIITALGVGVGKDDLKIENLRYHKVIIMTDADVDGAHIRTLLLTFFFRQMPELIRRGHLYIAQPPLFLVRKGKKSRYLSTEDELSKFLLETILDSVSVTSQVNGSDKRSAANLKTLTKALRSAQDRARLFSRIERVYGAPRASILKCLRLIKDKHLEPTSISELDIADFFPGLEIINTYHEQMDLAEGNSNGNGNGNGNERPRLARRDGQVDLAFLHSHEFSVLALHNEDIAALGDAPYRIENSNKDVLLETDDLMQVNTYLHDLGKKGLEIQRYKGLGEMNPEQLHETTMAQDKRTVLRVNADDDAAADTMFVTLMGDLVEPRKNFIEKYALDVRNLDT, translated from the coding sequence ATGGCTGAAAAGACTTACACCGGCGACAATATCCAAATTCTCGAAGGGCTCGCGGCCGTTCGTAAACGGCCCGCCATGTACATCGGCGACACGGGCACGCGCGGCCTTCATCACCTCGTGTACGAGGTCGTCGACAACAGCATCGACGAGGCTCTGGCGGGGTATTGTTCGCGCGTCGACGTGAAGGTTCACATCGACAATACCATTAGCGTTATCGACGACGGACGCGGCATTCCGGTCGACAAAAGCCCGCGTTTCAAAGGCAAGACTGCGCTCGAAGTCGTCTTGACGGTGTTGCACGCCGGCGGTAAGTTCGACAATGAAAGCTATAAAGTCTCGGGTGGTCTGCACGGCGTTGGCGTGTCGTGCGTGAATGCGTTGTCCGAATGGCTGGAGGCCGAGGTCAAAAAGGACGGCCAAGTTCACTTCATGTCGTTCAAGCGCGGCGTTCCCGTCGGGCCCCTTGAAGTTCGCGGCAAGACGAAGTCGACCGGCACCCGCATCACCTTCAAGCCCGACGGCGACATGTTCGAGGACACGACGTTCAACGCCGCCACGCTCCTGACGCGTCTGCGGGAACTGGCGTTCCTCAACAAGAACGTCAAGATTGTCTTCGAAGACGAACGCACCGATGCCGAAGCGGAAGTCCTCCAATACAAGGGCGGCATCATCGAGTTTGTCTCGTACCTCAACGCAAACAAAGAAGCGCTGCACCGTAAACCCATCTATCTCGAACTGGAGAAGGACTCGGTTCAGTGCGAAGTCTCGATGCAATACACCACGTCCTACTCGGACGTGATCATGAGCTTCGCGAACAACATCAACACGCACGAAGGCGGCACGCACCTGAGCGGGTTCAAGACCGCGCTCACCAAGGCCATTAACGACTACGCGAAGAAGAACAACCTTCTCAAAAAGAACGACTACGCCATCACCGGCGACGACACGCGCGAAGGCCTGACGGCAATCATTTCCGTTCGCCTGCACAATCCCCAGTTTGAAGGCCAGACCAAGATGAAGTTGGGGAACAGCGAGGTGCAGGGCATCGTAAACTCGATGGTTTACGAAGGGCTACAAACGTACTTCGAAGAAAACCCGACGGTCGCCAATCGTATCGTGAGCAAGTGCACCGATGCGGCGCGCGCCCGCGAAGCCGCTCGCAAGGCCAAAGAGCTAACGCGCCGCAAGGGCGCGCTCGACTCCTGGTCGCTTCCCGGCAAGCTGGCCGACTGTTCCGAAAAGGATCCCTCGTTGTGTGAACTGTACATCGTCGAGGGTGACAGTGCGGGCGGTTCCGCCAAGCAGGGCCGCGACCGGAAGTATCAGGCGATCCTTCCCATTCGAGGCAAGATCCTGAATGTGGAAAAAGCCCGAACCGACAAGATGCTCAACAACGAGGAAATCCGTGCAATCATCACGGCCCTGGGCGTAGGCGTCGGCAAGGACGATCTCAAGATCGAAAACCTCCGTTACCACAAGGTCATTATCATGACCGATGCTGACGTGGACGGGGCCCATATTCGCACGCTGCTGCTGACGTTCTTCTTCCGGCAGATGCCCGAACTGATTCGTCGCGGTCATCTCTACATCGCACAGCCGCCGCTCTTCCTGGTGAGAAAGGGCAAGAAGTCGCGATACCTGAGCACAGAAGACGAGCTTTCGAAGTTCCTGCTGGAGACGATTCTGGATTCTGTCAGCGTGACCTCGCAGGTGAACGGTTCTGACAAGCGGTCGGCGGCCAATCTCAAGACACTCACCAAGGCGCTCCGTTCGGCGCAAGACCGCGCTCGGTTGTTCTCGCGCATCGAGCGCGTCTATGGTGCGCCGCGCGCATCCATCTTGAAATGTCTGCGCCTCATTAAGGACAAGCACCTCGAACCAACCAGCATTAGCGAGTTGGACATTGCCGATTTCTTCCCGGGCCTTGAGATTATCAACACCTACCATGAGCAGATGGATCTCGCCGAGGGAAACAGCAATGGGAACGGAAACGGCAATGGCAACGAACGTCCGCGTCTTGCGCGCCGTGACGGACAAGTCGACCTGGCATTTCTGCACAGTCATGAATTTTCCGTGCTGGCGTTGCACAACGAAGACATCGCGGCGCTCGGCGACGCGCCCTATCGCATCGAAAACAGCAACAAAGATGTGCTTCTGGAAACCGACGATTTGATGCAGGTCAACACCTATCTTCACGACCTTGGAAAGAAGGGTTTGGAGATTCAACGCTACAAGGGCTTGGGTGAAATGAATCCCGAGCAGCTCCATGAAACGACCATGGCACAAGACAAGCGCACGGTGTTGCGCGTGAATGCCGACGACGATGCGGCCGCGGACACCATGTTTGTAACCTTGATGGGCGATTTGGTGGAACCGCGCAAGAACTTTATCGAGAAGTATGCTTTGGATGTCCGGAATCTGGACACGTAG